A genomic stretch from Croceibacterium aestuarii includes:
- a CDS encoding type III PLP-dependent enzyme: MHSYPDASSVARAFAPDQPVILNRPHAAARAARFFTEKFPGKSLYAVKANPSPDLLQILWDAGVTHFDVASIAEVRLVRSLLPEATLCFMHPVKTKSAIAEAYAEHGVRTFSLDTVEELEKIVEATGGAKDLNLLVRLRVSSEYSELSLASKFGVDLADAAGLLRAVRQHCDALGICFHVGSQAMTPFAYVQALERVRAAIAEAAVTVDIIDVGGGFPSCYPGMEPPQLEDYFALISRHFEALPISYSAELWCEPGRALCAEYSSLIVKVEKRRGNELYINDGAYGALFDAAHVAWRFPVLALEDDLIQPHDEFSFYGPTCDDADFMKGPFMLPADIQAGDYIEIGMLGAYGAAMKTGFNGFGEAIAVTVTDEPMASLYRGDRADPRSSDNVVSLR, encoded by the coding sequence TTGCACAGCTATCCTGACGCATCGTCTGTAGCCCGCGCCTTCGCGCCGGATCAGCCGGTAATCCTCAATCGCCCGCATGCTGCTGCGCGCGCTGCCCGCTTCTTTACCGAGAAGTTTCCGGGCAAGTCGCTTTACGCGGTCAAGGCGAACCCGTCGCCCGACCTTTTGCAAATCCTGTGGGACGCGGGCGTGACGCATTTCGACGTCGCGTCGATCGCCGAGGTGCGACTGGTGCGCTCGCTTCTTCCCGAGGCGACCTTGTGCTTCATGCATCCGGTCAAGACGAAGAGCGCGATTGCCGAGGCCTACGCCGAGCACGGCGTGCGTACCTTCAGCCTCGACACGGTCGAGGAGCTGGAGAAGATTGTCGAGGCCACCGGCGGTGCCAAAGACCTCAACTTGCTGGTGCGGCTGCGAGTCTCGTCGGAGTATTCGGAACTTTCGCTCGCCTCTAAGTTCGGCGTCGATCTCGCCGATGCCGCAGGTTTGCTCCGCGCCGTGCGTCAGCATTGCGATGCACTGGGCATCTGCTTCCACGTCGGCAGCCAGGCTATGACTCCGTTTGCCTATGTCCAGGCACTCGAGCGCGTGCGTGCGGCGATCGCCGAGGCTGCGGTCACCGTCGATATCATCGATGTCGGCGGCGGATTTCCGAGCTGCTACCCGGGCATGGAACCTCCTCAGCTGGAGGATTACTTCGCACTTATCTCGCGCCATTTCGAAGCGCTGCCCATTTCCTATTCGGCCGAGTTGTGGTGCGAGCCGGGCCGGGCGCTGTGTGCCGAATATTCCAGCCTGATCGTCAAGGTCGAGAAGCGCCGCGGCAACGAGCTCTACATCAACGACGGCGCTTATGGCGCGCTGTTCGATGCTGCGCACGTGGCTTGGCGTTTTCCGGTGCTCGCGCTGGAAGACGATCTGATTCAGCCGCACGACGAATTTTCGTTCTACGGTCCGACTTGCGACGACGCCGATTTCATGAAGGGCCCCTTCATGCTGCCTGCCGACATCCAGGCCGGTGACTATATCGAAATCGGGATGCTCGGCGCCTATGGCGCAGCGATGAAGACCGGGTTCAACGGCTTCGGCGAAGCGATTGCCGTGACCGTGACCGACGAGCCGATGGCGAGTCTCTACCGCGGCGACCGTGCCGATCCGCGCAGCAGCGACAACGTGGTCAGCTTGCGCTGA
- a CDS encoding 1,9-bis(guanidino)-5-aza-nonane synthase, giving the protein MTESTINDTRKAELLSTKVEHIDIREYDARPLIDAMGKMSFTSRDLARATRIYNQMLEDKDCTIFLVVAGSTSAAGCMDLYAELVRSNMVDCVVATGATIVDMDFFEGLGHKHYQALEVPDDDTLRSLYIDRIYDTYIDEEQLQDCDFTINKIANELPPGPYSSRAFIREMGKYLCEHGKKDNSLVKLAYEHDVPIFCPAFVDSSAGFGLVKHQVDRMKEDKPYLMIDAVADFRELTDIKIKSGDSGLLMVGGGVPKNFIQDTVVCAEILGHEDVSVHKYAVQITVADVRDGACSSSTLQEAASWGKVNTAIEQMVFAEAGSVMPLLASDAYHREHWKTRTPRRWAKLFE; this is encoded by the coding sequence ATGACCGAATCGACGATCAACGACACGCGCAAGGCCGAACTGCTTTCGACCAAAGTCGAGCATATCGACATCCGCGAATACGATGCGCGGCCGCTGATCGACGCCATGGGCAAAATGAGTTTCACCAGCCGCGACCTCGCGCGTGCCACTCGCATCTACAACCAGATGCTGGAGGACAAGGATTGCACGATCTTCCTGGTCGTTGCCGGCTCGACCAGCGCTGCGGGCTGCATGGACCTCTACGCCGAACTGGTCCGTTCGAACATGGTCGACTGCGTCGTCGCCACCGGCGCCACGATCGTCGACATGGATTTCTTCGAGGGGCTCGGCCACAAGCACTACCAGGCGCTTGAAGTGCCCGACGACGACACGCTGCGCTCGCTCTACATCGATCGCATCTACGACACCTACATCGACGAGGAGCAGCTGCAGGACTGCGATTTCACGATCAACAAGATCGCCAACGAGCTGCCGCCTGGCCCGTACTCGTCGCGCGCCTTCATCCGCGAGATGGGCAAGTATCTTTGCGAACACGGCAAGAAGGACAACAGCCTCGTCAAGCTCGCCTACGAGCACGACGTGCCGATCTTCTGCCCCGCGTTCGTCGACAGCTCGGCCGGCTTCGGTCTGGTCAAGCATCAGGTCGACCGCATGAAGGAAGACAAGCCGTACCTGATGATCGACGCGGTGGCCGATTTCCGCGAGCTGACCGACATCAAGATCAAGAGCGGCGATTCGGGCCTGCTTATGGTCGGCGGCGGCGTGCCGAAGAACTTCATCCAGGACACCGTGGTCTGCGCCGAGATACTCGGCCACGAGGATGTCTCCGTGCACAAGTACGCCGTGCAGATTACCGTGGCCGACGTACGCGATGGCGCCTGCTCGTCCTCGACGCTTCAGGAGGCCGCGAGCTGGGGCAAGGTCAATACGGCTATCGAACAGATGGTTTTTGCGGAGGCGGGATCCGTCATGCCGCTGCTCGCCAGCGACGCTTACCACCGCGAGCATTGGAAGACCCGCACCCCGCGCCGCTGGGCGAAGCTATTCGAATGA
- a CDS encoding threonine ammonia-lyase encodes MADSSSLRKPTRSGVVRAAEKIARLLPPTPLLPVVIRGHRVWCKAENLQAIGAFKIRGAWHRLTDLSNDERRQGVVAVSSGNHAQGVAWAARELGIAATIVMPSDAPGVKLDGTRTLGANVVLYDRPGGESRDDVAARLVAESGATLVHAYGDPWVIEGQGSAGIELAAQLAEEPTRIVACCGGGGLAAGLALACPDSAIVPVEPEGWDDVRRSLAAGEILTVGPNPPPTACDALQTLATYPVNFEVLYGRAAAGVAVSEEEVRQAQRFAFSRLRLVLEPGGAAALAAALSGKADLGGKTVIMLTGGNVDAAAFAKVIAE; translated from the coding sequence ATGGCCGATTCCTCATCGCTTCGCAAACCGACCCGTTCCGGCGTGGTCCGTGCGGCCGAGAAGATCGCGCGCCTCCTGCCGCCTACTCCGCTGCTCCCGGTCGTCATTCGCGGGCACCGCGTATGGTGCAAGGCCGAAAACCTCCAGGCCATCGGCGCATTCAAGATTCGTGGCGCCTGGCACCGGCTGACCGATCTATCCAACGACGAGCGGAGACAAGGCGTTGTAGCGGTTTCAAGCGGCAACCACGCGCAGGGGGTTGCCTGGGCGGCGCGCGAGCTCGGCATTGCGGCGACCATCGTCATGCCCAGCGATGCACCGGGGGTGAAGCTTGACGGCACCCGGACGCTCGGCGCGAATGTCGTCCTTTACGACCGCCCAGGCGGTGAATCGCGCGATGATGTCGCAGCGCGGCTCGTCGCGGAGAGCGGTGCAACGCTGGTTCACGCCTACGGCGATCCTTGGGTCATCGAAGGCCAAGGCAGTGCAGGGATCGAACTGGCCGCGCAGTTGGCCGAGGAGCCGACGCGCATCGTCGCCTGCTGCGGGGGCGGCGGACTGGCGGCCGGTCTTGCCCTCGCCTGCCCGGACTCTGCAATCGTGCCGGTCGAACCCGAAGGCTGGGACGACGTGCGGCGCAGCCTTGCGGCCGGCGAAATCCTCACCGTGGGCCCCAACCCGCCTCCGACCGCCTGCGACGCGCTGCAGACGCTGGCAACTTACCCGGTCAATTTCGAAGTGCTGTACGGCCGCGCCGCGGCCGGTGTCGCGGTGAGCGAGGAAGAGGTTCGCCAAGCCCAGCGCTTCGCCTTCTCCCGGCTCCGGCTCGTGCTCGAACCCGGTGGCGCGGCAGCGCTGGCCGCGGCGCTGAGCGGAAAGGCGGATCTCGGTGGCAAAACGGTGATCATGCTCACCGGCGGAAACGTCGACGCCGCCGCCTTCGCGAAGGTCATCGCCGAATAA
- a CDS encoding MAPEG family protein, translating into MPELSILQPVVALAAWTMIMWLWMYATRIPAMQAAKVDPDKLVNDPDTTLDRALPAAVQWKAHNYNHLHEAPTVFYAVALVLFLSGEGDGRPAILASAYVALRILHSLVQVTVNKVLVRFAIFALSSAVLMALIALAARAVFLGGSA; encoded by the coding sequence GTGCCCGAACTTTCGATTCTCCAGCCGGTCGTGGCGCTAGCCGCTTGGACCATGATTATGTGGCTGTGGATGTACGCCACCCGCATTCCTGCCATGCAGGCGGCCAAGGTCGATCCCGACAAACTCGTGAACGATCCCGACACCACGCTAGATCGCGCGCTGCCCGCCGCAGTCCAGTGGAAGGCGCACAATTACAACCATCTGCACGAAGCGCCGACGGTGTTCTATGCGGTAGCGCTCGTACTGTTCCTCAGCGGCGAAGGCGATGGACGCCCGGCCATTCTCGCTAGCGCCTACGTTGCGCTGCGCATTCTGCATTCGCTAGTGCAGGTTACTGTCAACAAAGTCCTCGTGCGCTTTGCCATTTTCGCGCTGTCATCCGCAGTGCTGATGGCGCTGATCGCCCTCGCCGCGCGGGCCGTGTTTCTAGGTGGCAGTGCGTAG
- a CDS encoding response regulator has translation MAFILIAESDPNVAERAADALAAAGFACGWVTDADQTRTLLRCRQPDLILLDANMPGRSEGHLLRELRSSEQCRDTPIILLTAASGRDDPAKSADCGAQDFIRKPFDPRFLVWRVNHAVGMLEARPKLGEVSEWPVQQQHGSLG, from the coding sequence TTGGCATTCATCCTCATCGCCGAAAGCGACCCAAACGTCGCGGAGCGGGCCGCCGACGCATTGGCCGCTGCGGGCTTTGCCTGCGGATGGGTGACTGACGCAGACCAGACGCGAACGCTTCTGCGCTGCCGCCAACCGGATTTGATCCTCCTCGACGCCAACATGCCGGGACGGAGCGAAGGACATCTATTGCGTGAGCTTCGCTCAAGCGAGCAATGCCGCGACACGCCGATCATCCTGCTTACTGCTGCAAGCGGCCGAGACGATCCCGCGAAATCGGCGGATTGCGGCGCGCAAGACTTCATTCGCAAGCCATTCGACCCCCGCTTCCTCGTCTGGCGTGTCAACCACGCGGTTGGAATGCTCGAAGCCCGGCCTAAGCTTGGGGAGGTCAGCGAGTGGCCGGTGCAGCAGCAACACGGTTCACTCGGCTGA
- a CDS encoding TonB-dependent receptor domain-containing protein, with product MAIQRSGIWRSSWGWCWCTTAILIAWSLPAEAQGDARESIDVESANLPEALAELAREVGVSIGAEGALPRQRSTPVKGRMTVDRALARMLAGTGYFARRVGATAWRIERAPASPPPTVSRPKIVPPTIGPDIVVTATKREVSLDSAPIAVAVVRPDAFQQMRASRDSATVAANVEGFSLTGQGPGRNRMFLRGVADSAFGGRTQSTVAVLLDDARVTYAAPDPDIRLVDVERVEILKGPQGSLYGTGALGGIYRVVTRRANLSRTEFAASVTGETVQRGSTGISGSAMANLPLARDKVALRLVGYGELAPGWVDTGARKDSNNSSLFGFRAGLGIDIGAGWRADATGFAQWLDADDSRYVYVPLARSRPAQLAEMHDNDMLHGSLRAAREEGPVRIVMSSGYTRHDVNERFDATQGAELLGMGDPQLLLDSNEYKVWDNEIRADGHLGSLGWLGGISYLSAAQKSSRNLSGLADTNLAVDNDNRSAEELALFGELSIPLTDRLEATAGARAFRSLIEESRIEGARAADFRFIRYGITPAVGLSWKPEPGRLIYAHYGSAFRQGGTGVGDDGTIQALDGDELETLSAGWRDTIGAIRFDLGLYHSWWSSIQSDVLRPNGLIETANVGKGAISGAELSIEAEPAERWHLQAGAMLQSAKIDPLDASTDGDRRLPVVPNMTFRAALLHDFYLGDWDMSARAQLNYFGSARLSFDPALDRKMGKIIDAVAELRGSRGPFGVALEVLNLFDGRHDTFAYGNPLRVRTMPQFTPQQPRTFRLTLSYRPGGSAE from the coding sequence ATGGCGATACAGCGGTCAGGGATCTGGCGCAGCTCATGGGGCTGGTGCTGGTGCACGACGGCGATACTTATCGCCTGGAGCCTGCCGGCTGAGGCCCAGGGCGACGCCCGCGAGTCTATCGACGTAGAATCCGCCAACCTGCCCGAGGCGCTCGCCGAACTGGCGCGAGAGGTGGGCGTTTCGATCGGAGCGGAAGGAGCGCTTCCGCGACAGCGGAGTACGCCTGTCAAAGGGCGAATGACGGTCGATCGTGCCTTGGCCCGGATGCTCGCCGGCACAGGCTACTTTGCCCGGCGGGTCGGCGCCACGGCATGGCGGATCGAGCGCGCACCGGCCAGCCCGCCCCCGACGGTAAGCCGACCGAAGATCGTCCCGCCGACCATCGGCCCGGATATCGTTGTCACCGCGACCAAGCGCGAAGTGTCGCTCGACAGCGCCCCGATAGCCGTCGCCGTCGTGCGTCCCGATGCTTTCCAGCAGATGCGCGCCAGCCGCGACAGCGCAACGGTGGCGGCGAACGTCGAAGGGTTTTCGCTGACGGGGCAAGGCCCAGGCCGCAATCGCATGTTCCTGCGCGGCGTTGCCGACAGCGCCTTTGGCGGGCGAACCCAGTCCACGGTGGCTGTCCTGCTCGACGACGCGCGAGTGACCTATGCCGCGCCCGATCCCGACATCCGCCTTGTCGACGTCGAGCGGGTCGAAATACTCAAGGGACCGCAGGGCTCACTCTACGGCACCGGCGCGCTGGGCGGGATATACCGGGTGGTGACTCGCCGTGCCAACCTGTCGCGCACCGAGTTCGCAGCGTCCGTAACCGGCGAGACGGTGCAACGCGGGTCGACGGGGATAAGCGGCTCGGCGATGGCCAACCTGCCACTGGCCCGCGACAAGGTCGCGTTGCGGCTGGTGGGCTACGGCGAATTGGCGCCCGGCTGGGTCGATACCGGCGCCCGCAAGGACAGCAACAATTCGAGCCTGTTCGGTTTCCGTGCTGGGCTCGGCATCGATATCGGGGCTGGCTGGCGCGCCGATGCCACCGGCTTCGCGCAGTGGCTGGACGCCGATGACAGCCGCTACGTCTACGTTCCGCTGGCGCGCAGCCGCCCGGCGCAACTGGCGGAAATGCACGACAATGACATGCTGCACGGTTCGCTGCGCGCTGCGCGCGAGGAGGGGCCGGTGCGCATCGTCATGTCGAGCGGTTATACCCGCCACGACGTGAACGAGCGCTTCGACGCCACGCAGGGGGCTGAGCTGCTCGGGATGGGTGATCCGCAGCTCCTGCTCGACAGCAACGAGTACAAGGTCTGGGACAACGAGATCCGCGCCGACGGGCATCTCGGATCGCTTGGCTGGCTGGGCGGAATTTCGTATCTTTCCGCCGCGCAAAAGAGCTCGCGCAACTTATCCGGGCTAGCGGATACCAACCTTGCGGTCGACAACGATAACAGATCTGCCGAGGAACTCGCGCTGTTCGGTGAACTGTCTATTCCGTTGACGGACCGGCTCGAGGCGACCGCGGGTGCTCGGGCGTTTCGCAGCCTGATCGAGGAGAGCCGCATCGAAGGCGCCAGAGCGGCCGATTTTCGCTTCATCCGCTACGGCATCACGCCGGCCGTCGGGCTGTCGTGGAAGCCTGAGCCGGGGCGGCTCATCTACGCCCACTACGGCTCGGCCTTCCGCCAGGGCGGAACCGGGGTGGGCGACGACGGAACGATCCAAGCTCTCGACGGCGACGAATTGGAGACCTTGTCGGCCGGCTGGCGCGACACGATCGGCGCGATCCGCTTCGACCTCGGTCTGTATCATTCGTGGTGGAGCAGCATCCAGTCGGACGTTCTGCGCCCCAACGGGCTGATCGAGACCGCCAATGTCGGCAAGGGTGCGATCAGCGGGGCCGAACTCTCGATCGAGGCCGAGCCCGCCGAACGCTGGCACCTGCAGGCCGGCGCGATGCTGCAGTCGGCCAAGATCGATCCGCTCGACGCCTCGACCGACGGGGATCGGCGTTTGCCGGTCGTCCCGAACATGACCTTTCGCGCCGCGCTGCTTCACGATTTCTACCTCGGCGACTGGGATATGAGCGCGCGGGCGCAGCTCAATTACTTTGGTTCGGCGCGGCTCAGTTTCGATCCCGCGCTCGACCGCAAGATGGGTAAAATCATCGATGCAGTTGCCGAATTGCGGGGCAGTCGGGGTCCGTTCGGCGTCGCGTTAGAGGTACTCAACCTGTTCGACGGGCGGCACGACACGTTCGCTTACGGTAACCCTCTGCGGGTGCGCACTATGCCGCAGTTCACGCCGCAGCAGCCGCGCACGTTTCGCCTGACGCTGTCCTACCGGCCGGGGGGCTCAGCCGAGTGA
- a CDS encoding FecR family protein, which translates to MTGANEQIREEAVQWHLASLRDEMDWDGFTAWLEADARHRELYDEIALADDLAARHGPSLADEFAEETEEVQEPPRRSRWPVWASGALAASLVALVAVPQLLQPDPVTYTVGAISRTVSLADGSSVVVAPGSILTVSGRHQEQLALQGGAFFDIRHDPARSMVIKAGGVEVTDIGTRFDVQVVGQSARVEVAEGRVQVRGAALAAPIELGAGKRFSFDPQHKIATVAPVAGKNVGEWRKGRLTYESAPLALVAADLARYARLRLDITPAIENRRFSGTLSVGNGDTAVRDLAQLMGLVLVHDGDTYRLEPAG; encoded by the coding sequence ATGACCGGGGCCAATGAACAGATTCGCGAAGAGGCGGTGCAATGGCACCTTGCTTCGCTGCGCGACGAGATGGACTGGGACGGGTTCACGGCCTGGCTCGAGGCCGACGCGCGTCATCGTGAACTCTACGACGAGATCGCGCTGGCCGATGACCTTGCCGCCCGCCACGGCCCGTCGCTGGCGGACGAATTCGCCGAAGAAACTGAGGAGGTGCAAGAGCCGCCGCGCCGCTCGCGATGGCCAGTTTGGGCAAGCGGCGCCTTGGCCGCGTCGCTCGTCGCGCTTGTGGCCGTCCCGCAGCTTTTGCAGCCCGATCCGGTGACCTACACGGTGGGCGCCATCAGCCGTACCGTCTCGCTTGCTGATGGTTCCAGCGTCGTTGTCGCCCCCGGCAGCATCCTGACGGTTTCCGGACGACACCAGGAGCAACTGGCGCTGCAGGGCGGGGCTTTTTTCGACATCCGCCACGATCCGGCGCGCAGCATGGTGATCAAGGCCGGCGGCGTAGAGGTCACGGACATTGGCACCCGGTTCGACGTGCAGGTCGTCGGCCAGTCGGCACGGGTCGAGGTCGCTGAAGGCCGGGTGCAGGTGCGCGGCGCGGCGCTTGCTGCGCCGATCGAGCTTGGCGCGGGCAAGCGGTTCTCGTTCGATCCGCAACACAAGATCGCGACGGTGGCCCCGGTTGCAGGAAAAAATGTCGGCGAGTGGCGCAAGGGAAGGCTGACATATGAATCCGCGCCGCTGGCACTGGTCGCAGCCGACCTCGCACGCTATGCCCGGCTGCGTTTGGACATCACGCCGGCAATCGAGAACCGCCGGTTTTCGGGGACTCTGTCGGTCGGGAATGGCGATACAGCGGTCAGGGATCTGGCGCAGCTCATGGGGCTGGTGCTGGTGCACGACGGCGATACTTATCGCCTGGAGCCTGCCGGCTGA
- a CDS encoding RNA polymerase sigma factor — MAEGDEAVATSGLNGLFDVHRPELLRFLGARCGDPVEAEDLLQELWLKLVDLRVGPIANGRAYLFRMANNLALDRVRRRQRAMRRDRAWLEREPALGVAVEDRPDPAPGAEEALLEQEEGQVLRAAIATLPDGARRALVAYRFEGMAQGDIATMMGISRSGVEKHLALAMRHLRKHLEDCGYFDSASSRNRGRSERPDSTMEKTR, encoded by the coding sequence ATGGCAGAGGGCGACGAAGCGGTGGCGACGAGCGGGCTGAACGGCCTGTTCGACGTCCATCGCCCCGAATTGCTGCGGTTTCTCGGCGCGAGGTGCGGCGATCCGGTCGAAGCCGAGGACCTGCTGCAGGAGCTTTGGCTCAAACTCGTCGACCTTCGAGTGGGGCCGATCGCCAACGGACGGGCCTATCTGTTTCGAATGGCCAACAACCTCGCGCTCGACCGGGTGCGACGCCGCCAGCGGGCGATGCGGCGCGACCGGGCCTGGCTCGAGCGCGAGCCTGCGCTCGGGGTCGCGGTCGAGGACCGGCCCGATCCCGCGCCCGGCGCGGAGGAGGCGCTGCTCGAGCAGGAGGAGGGGCAAGTCCTGCGCGCGGCCATTGCCACTTTGCCCGACGGCGCCCGGCGCGCTCTCGTTGCCTATCGGTTCGAAGGTATGGCGCAGGGCGACATCGCCACCATGATGGGCATCAGTCGCAGCGGGGTGGAAAAGCACCTCGCTTTGGCGATGAGGCACCTGAGAAAGCACCTCGAGGACTGCGGATATTTCGATTCCGCGTCGTCACGCAATCGAGGACGGTCAGAACGACCGGACTCGACAATGGAAAAGACACGATGA
- a CDS encoding class I SAM-dependent methyltransferase produces MAGSLAASLAGQLARPRGLPGTLLGQAMDWANRRCTRLAIDLLEPHDGERILDAGCGTGAALAAVLHRADCLCAGVDPSPAMIAAARRRLGVQAALAAVRIEDMPPPAAPFDAVLALNVLYFADDAGAMVGTMRRALAPRGRLIAYVTHRETMERWRFAHAGLHRLFDLHSITELLEQGGFASDGICVQECAAGLGVRGLLVCARH; encoded by the coding sequence ATGGCTGGTTCCCTAGCGGCCAGTCTTGCCGGGCAGCTCGCACGACCTCGCGGGCTGCCGGGCACCTTGCTGGGGCAGGCGATGGATTGGGCCAACCGGCGCTGCACCCGCCTGGCCATCGACTTGCTCGAGCCCCACGATGGCGAGCGAATCCTCGATGCCGGGTGCGGGACCGGGGCCGCGCTGGCGGCGGTCCTGCACCGCGCCGACTGCCTCTGCGCGGGCGTCGATCCGTCACCGGCGATGATTGCCGCGGCGCGCCGCCGGCTCGGGGTGCAGGCGGCCCTTGCCGCGGTGCGGATCGAGGACATGCCACCGCCCGCCGCGCCTTTCGACGCTGTCCTCGCGCTCAACGTGCTCTATTTCGCCGATGACGCCGGAGCGATGGTCGGGACGATGCGTCGTGCACTTGCGCCTCGCGGGCGGCTGATCGCCTACGTCACCCATCGTGAGACGATGGAGCGCTGGCGCTTTGCCCATGCAGGACTGCATCGCCTGTTCGACTTGCATTCGATTACCGAGCTTCTTGAGCAGGGTGGCTTTGCCTCGGACGGCATTTGCGTGCAGGAATGCGCCGCAGGCCTGGGCGTAAGAGGACTTCTCGTATGCGCCCGGCACTGA
- a CDS encoding tetratricopeptide repeat protein, with the protein MIGKTRLTLAAALLALVAPAYAAGSMSQDVKSVNDSWAHITYEVKGSSTQTKALDKLADQAAALVAKYPGQAEPLLWQGIVVSEQANRANIFHKLSLATRARDILAKAYSIDPRAADGGAAMSLGVLYYKVPGSPIGFGDDGKARRLLKEALALDPDGLDANYFYGDFLLEQGDKAGAKSYLQKALKARHDPARPAWDAGRRREVAALLRKIG; encoded by the coding sequence ATGATTGGCAAGACCCGCCTAACCTTGGCCGCCGCGCTGCTGGCGCTGGTCGCACCCGCCTATGCCGCCGGTTCGATGAGCCAGGACGTCAAGAGCGTCAACGACAGCTGGGCTCACATCACCTACGAGGTGAAAGGCTCCAGTACGCAGACCAAGGCGCTCGACAAGCTGGCCGACCAGGCCGCGGCGCTGGTCGCCAAGTATCCCGGCCAGGCCGAGCCGCTGCTGTGGCAGGGCATTGTCGTGAGCGAACAGGCCAACCGGGCCAACATCTTCCACAAGCTGAGCCTGGCGACCAGGGCCCGCGACATACTCGCCAAAGCCTATTCGATAGATCCGCGCGCTGCCGACGGCGGCGCGGCGATGAGCCTCGGCGTGCTCTACTACAAGGTTCCCGGCTCGCCGATCGGCTTCGGCGACGACGGCAAAGCCAGACGCCTGCTGAAGGAAGCCCTGGCACTCGATCCGGATGGGCTTGATGCAAACTACTTCTACGGCGACTTCCTCCTCGAGCAGGGCGACAAGGCCGGGGCGAAGAGCTACCTGCAAAAGGCGCTCAAGGCGCGGCACGATCCGGCGCGACCGGCGTGGGATGCCGGTCGGCGGCGCGAAGTCGCGGCACTGCTCCGGAAAATCGGCTGA
- a CDS encoding SDR family NAD(P)-dependent oxidoreductase, whose translation MSSLEGKRVAVTGAAGGLGTPVAELLAARGAHVTGIDRLECTVCASSIVTDLSDDAALLALCRRLADDPPDILVNIAGIMRFGLHESQPFDALSLCYRINLIVPAALAQTVAGPMRTRGSGQIVNIGSMLGAIPYPWFAAYSSSKAGLAALSQALRRELAGSGVAVTHVSPRAAKTKLNDGEVERFLDLAGMKADDPDWVARRIVAAIEGRRTNVSIGAMERVYAALNALVPAVIDSGLKSQVRRARAAFT comes from the coding sequence TTGAGCTCGCTTGAGGGCAAGCGCGTTGCGGTCACCGGCGCAGCTGGCGGCCTCGGCACGCCCGTGGCCGAGCTACTGGCGGCGCGCGGAGCCCACGTAACCGGGATCGATCGGCTCGAATGCACAGTCTGCGCATCGTCCATCGTCACCGATCTTTCCGACGATGCTGCGCTGCTCGCACTGTGCCGTCGGTTGGCCGACGACCCGCCCGACATTCTCGTGAACATCGCCGGGATCATGCGGTTCGGGCTGCATGAGAGCCAGCCGTTCGATGCCTTGTCGCTTTGCTACCGTATCAACCTGATCGTTCCCGCCGCGCTGGCGCAGACAGTGGCCGGGCCGATGCGAACGCGCGGCTCGGGCCAGATCGTCAACATCGGTTCGATGCTCGGCGCGATCCCGTATCCGTGGTTTGCCGCCTATTCTTCGAGCAAGGCCGGGCTTGCCGCCCTCAGCCAGGCGCTGCGCCGGGAACTCGCCGGGTCGGGCGTGGCGGTGACCCACGTCAGCCCCCGGGCGGCGAAAACCAAGCTCAACGACGGCGAGGTCGAGCGCTTCCTCGATCTGGCCGGAATGAAGGCGGACGATCCTGACTGGGTCGCCCGCCGCATCGTTGCGGCGATCGAGGGGCGCCGCACGAACGTCAGCATCGGTGCGATGGAGCGCGTCTACGCCGCACTCAACGCGCTTGTCCCGGCCGTGATCGATAGCGGCCTCAAATCGCAGGTCCGGCGCGCCCGCGCCGCCTTCACCTAA